From a region of the Dictyostelium discoideum AX4 chromosome 2 chromosome, whole genome shotgun sequence genome:
- the cdc123 gene encoding cell division cycle protein 123 yields MEKHDIKYFENKKQCQFQEWYEKFKSVTFSSIVIPLPKIFIDYLQSDQFTTPHEGFPEFKVDEHDDLFDDNNWSTSKNHISTLDPKYYQGYSDEEDESSDDDDSNDNDKDKKPKRIVNETEFKELSNQIIKSIEKLGGNIFPKLNWSSPKDASWMNVYNSLKCTNTTDIYLLLKSSDFINHDLMQFSINQDDKDDSLTPYVLVLRKWQNLQPSMEFRCFVKDNQLLGISQRDISTYFKFLKDKKQKIQDAIVKFYNESICGKFSNNSFTFDCYVTKDEQVWLIDFNPIHPSTEALLFVWDELIPELIEQDQDEKENEETKQAKEELPIEPLTKLEFRIIDDESGIKPNLAMTSRLPLDLLQSSGGTGQGNINDILLNFKNQNLN; encoded by the exons atggaaaAACATGATatcaaatattttgaaaataaaaaacaatgcCAGTTCCAAGAATGGTATGAAAAATTCAAGTCAGTTACATTCAGTAGTATAGTTATACCGTTACCAAAGATATTCattgattatttacaatCAGACCAATTCACCACACCACATGAAGGATTCCCAGAATTTAAAGTTGATGAACatgatgatttatttgatgataataattggtCAACTTCAAAAAATCATATTTCAACATTAGATCCAAAATATTATCAAGGTTAtagtgatgaagaagatgagagtagtgatgatgatgacagtaatgataatgataaagataaaaaaccaaaaagaattgtaaatgaaactgaatttaaagaattatcaaatcaaattattaaatcaattgaaaaattaggTGGAAATATCtttccaaaattaaattggtCATCACCAAAAGATGCATCATGGATGAACGTTTACAATTCTTTAAAATGTACAAATACTAcagatatttatttattattaaaaagttcAGATTTTATAAATCATGATTTAATGCAATT ttCAATTAATCAAGATGATAAAGATGATAGTTTAACACCATATGTTTTAGTTTTAAGAAAATGGCAAAATCTTCAACCATCAATGGAATTTAGATGTTTTGTAAAagataatcaattattggGCATTTCACAACGTGATATTTCAacatatttcaaatttttaaaagataaaaaacaaaagattCAAGATGCTattgttaaattttataatgaatcaatttgtggaaaattttcaaataattcat ttACATTTGATTGTTATGTTACAAAAGATGAACAAGTTTggttaattgattttaatccAATCCATCCTTCAACAGAGGCATTATTATTCGTTTGGGATGAATTAATACCagaattaattgaacaagatcaagatgaaaaagaaaatgaagaaaccAAACAAGCTAAAGAGGAATTACCAATTGAACCACTAACAAAATTAGAATTTAGaattattgatgatgaaagtGGTATTAAACCAAACTTAGCAATGACAAGTAGATTACCATTAGATTTATTACAAAGTAGTGGTGGTACTGGTCAAGGAAAtataaatgatattttattaaattttaaaaatcaaaatttaaattaa
- a CDS encoding hypothetical protein (ELONGATION FACTOR TU FAMILY PROTEIN), with protein MISLNRVSRRVVQSVIKNNGCSNTVRSIGSVSLLNNNNNNNNISSKITNKPQNRININSNNNRFTNNSRVTRTSTFSLPESGKTITRLNINKNEQIGLDVAVYRYYSKNHEKIRNVAIIAHVDHGKTSLVDQLLRQSGAIKATEKDERVMDSNALEKERGITIMAKCTSFDYKNHKLNIVDTPGHGDFGGEVERVLSMVDGVVLLVDATEGPMAQTKFVLSKALSQGLRPIVVINKLDRSTARVDEVENEIFDLFATLGASDEQLNYPTLYASGRQGWAIRSRGDDQKDILPLLDTIVEYVECPNVKPEEPFTMLVTNLESDPFVGRIVTGKIYSGKAKVGQPLRVVDMKGNVIEDGSKITKIFCRRAMERIVLEEGEAGDIVGIAGFSQATVTNSLIAEGVKEPIKAIPIDPPVLAMYFEANNSPFAGKEGTHCTTLKIKSRLLKEIESNVSLQVNVTGESFEVKGRGELQLGILLENMRREGYEVAVSQPRVVFTKDENGNLMEPQEEVTIDVDTEYSGAIIEKLSKRNGDITDMKQSMGKSRLVFLVPSRGLIGLRSEIINDTKGTGVMNHLFHSYVPHKGPMDNKEKGALISMSEGVATAFSLSALEDRGVLFIGPQTQVYSGMIIGENSKLTDLDVNPVKSKQLTNIRTTVKEEGIRLSPPKLLKLEEAIACVKEDELIEITPKSIRLRKRELDSTKRQKINRDKKSM; from the coding sequence atgatatcatTAAATAGAGTATCAAGAAGAGTTGTTCAATcagtaattaaaaataatggatGTAGTAATACAGTAAGATCCATTGGATcagtatcattattaaataataacaataataataacaacattTCAAGTAAAATCACAAATAAACCACaaaatagaattaatattaatagtaataataatagatttacaaataattcaaGAGTTACAAGAACAAGTACATTTTCATTACCAGAATCAGGTAAAACCATTACAcgtttaaatattaataaaaatgaacaaATAGGTTTAGATGTTGCAGTTTATAgatattattcaaaaaatcatgaaaaaattagaaatgtTGCAATTATTGCACATGTAGATCATGGTAAAACTTCATTGGTTGATCAATTATTACGTCAAAGTGGTGCAATTAAAGCAACAGAAAAAGATGAAAGAGTTATGGATTCAAATGCATTGGAAAAGGAAAGAGGTATTACAATTATGGCAAAATGTACTTCATTCGATTATAAGAATCATAAATTGAACATTGTGGATACACCAGGTCACGGTGATTTTGGAGGTGAGGTTGAACGTGTGTTATCTATGGTAGATGGTGTAGTATTATTGGTTGATGCAACTGAAGGTCCAATGGCTCAAACTAAATTTGTACTTTCCAAAGCATTGAGTCAAGGTTTGAGACCAATTGttgtaattaataaattggaTCGTTCAACAGCACGTGTTGATGAAGTTGAGAATGAAATCTTTGATTTGTTTGCCACATTGGGCGCAAGTgatgaacaattaaattatccaACTCTCTATGCATCAGGTCGTCAAGGTTGGGCAATCCGTTCACGTGGTGATGATCAAAAAGATATTCTCCCATTATTGGATACCATTGTAGAGTATGTAGAATGTCCAAATGTTAAACCAGAGGAACCATTCACAATGTTGGTTACAAATTTAGAGTCTGATCCATTCGTTGGTCGTATTGTAACAGGTAAAATCTACTCTGGTAAGGCCAAGGTTGGTCAACCACTTCGTGTAGTCGATATGAAAGGTAATGTCATTGAAGATGGAAGTAAAATCACAAAGATTTTCTGTCGTCGTGCTATGGAAAGAATTGTTTTGGAAGAAGGTGAAGCTGGTGATATCGTTGGTATCGCTGGTTTCTCCCAAGCCACTGTCACCAATTCACTCATTGCCGAAGGTGTCAAAGAACCAATCAAAGCCATTCCAATTGATCCACCAGTTTTAGCAATGTATTTCGAAGCCAACAACAGTCCATTCGCTGGTAAAGAAGGTACTCATTGCAcaactttaaaaattaaaagtcgTCTCCTCAAAGAGATTGAATCAAATGTTTCACTTCAAGTAAACGTAACTGGTGAATCCTTTGAGGTTAAAGGTCGTGGTGAGCTTCAATTAGGTATCCTTTTAGAGAATATGAGAAGAGAAGGCTATGAAGTTGCCGTATCTCAACCAAGAGTTGTCTTTACCaaagatgaaaatggtaaTCTCATGGAACCACAAGAAGAGGTAACAATCGATGTCGATACCGAATATTCTGGTGCTATCATTGAAAAACTTTCAAAGAGAAATGGTGATATCACCGATATGAAACAATCAATGGGTAAATCTAGATTGGTTTTCCTCGTACCATCAAGAggtttaattggtttaaGAAGTGAAATCATCAATGATACCAAAGGTACCGGTGTCATGAATCATTTATTCCACTCTTATGTACCACATAAAGGTCCAATGGATAACAAAGAGAAAGGTGCTTTAATTTCAATGAGTGAAGGTGTTGCCACTGCTTTCTCATTAAGTGCTCTCGAAGATAGAGGTGTTCTCTTTATTGGCCCACAAACTCAAGTTTACTCTGGTATGATCATTGGTGAAAACTCAAAATTAACTGATTTAGATGTTAATCCAGTTAAATCCAAACAATTAACAAACATTAGAACTACAGTCAAAGAAGAGGGTATCCGTCTCTCTCctccaaaattattaaaattagaagAAGCTATTGCTTGTGTCAAAGAAGATGAACTCATTGAAATCACTCCAAAGAGTATTCGTTTAAGAAAGAGAGAATTGGATTCAACTAAAagacaaaaaattaatagagaTAAAAAATCTATGtaa
- the cnrF gene encoding EF-hand domain-containing protein — MEEIQPSSSKETESINSNENDNDNKISTTPVISISTFIKSKKSASTSTSPPKSGSLLSIQRTLKNSSETQIIKEEKEIKPTIIKVDELKYKEKEKEKENHDENDDDKLLTIKKNSIIQHIVDVKWRDKYGFVSDDFFVPELKKFEAMEEEQAQEKMNKWAQFHEQYNKVGLSSNAKQFLKLLANGIPHSSRGSLWKVYSGSFEKQRKEELSLFKQQKEEKKYSRFGTIRGLQPPTNRRSYYLHLQGIIKTSNRLSTKFQSLPEIDKDISRTFPGHPFFESDEGKRKLSRVLQAYSIRNRKVGYCQSMNIVAGFVLFVGGGNEEDAFWLLSTIVEDFCQNYYSTNLMGSQVDMSVFSILVAQYFPKLYNHMEEYDVSLSLLSTKWFMCLFVNVLPTEIVLRIWDHLFVECGIYGYHKPASDELWLQPDPETLLKNSKENGGETFRCNGLASYNLLLTGLSVLAYFEETLLNCHSTPHLLMILSTHAKGLFKAKQFFKYYQKLRNTIPEDYFNGLKRKSELVFLKELEDMRKARDLHQTLKFTRFSKNDLEKIWSGFRQLEISSRYSMGKSMILDFKMFQNVFQFILPSNIGMGTADENNTRDIIIKQLFKAFDKNKDGTLDFTELMSGLCILAKGTSEERLKLYFSFFDSNGNGFISKSDMKLMLENVYDKIELDPLAATQYSIDEYVEMIFSNYSIPEGEGLSFDMFRQAIASYPRIFRCFMLEEEEFSVDIDNFLEQQQEQTTTTNTSDGNGEIKSLKRKQTKGSRIQFQEVLIRESELENNNNNNKDSIGSCNNSNITNNDNVNNNNESKDNNNNNNTLDNDSTVEGKQNIIIKNNSEEQEDSSTSNNNNNNNNNNNNNNNNNNNNNNNNNNNNNNNNNNNNNNNNNNNNNNNNNNNDSDEEPTNINNKFGFAEIKKKQPTEPKGSTVNSSLLIDAIEKAKIDKPQPNIIIEMKSNNYSTTTVSYNTPSSPPQSGNPLSCCKFM, encoded by the coding sequence atggaAGAAATtcaaccatcatcatcaaaagaAACGGAATctattaatagtaatgaaaatgataatgataataaaattagtacTACACCAGTTATTTCTATATCAACATTTATAAAGAGTAAAAAAAGTGCATCAACAAGTACATCACCACCGAAATCtggttcattattatcaattcaaagaactttaaaaaatagttcAGAAACacaaattataaaagaagaaaaagaaataaaaccaacaataataaaagttgatgaattaaaatataaagaaaaagaaaaagaaaaagagaatcatgatgaaaatgacgatgataaattattaacaattaaaaagaattcaatTATTCAACATATTGTTGATGTTAAATGGAGAGATAAATATGGATTTGTAAGTGATGATTTCTTTGTACCAGAGTTAAAGAAATTTGAAGCTATGGAAGAGGAACAAGCACAAGAAAAGATGAATAAATGGGCACAATTTCATGAACAATATAATAAGGTTGGATTATCAAGTAATGCAAAacagtttttaaaattattagcCAATGGTATACCACATAGTAGTAGAGGGTCATTGTGGAAGGTTTATTCTGGATCATTTGAAAAGCAAAGAAAAGAGGagttatcattatttaaacaacaaaaagaggAGAAAAAGTATAGTAGATTCGGTACAATTAGAGGATTACAACCACCAACCAATAGGAGATCCTATTATCTCCATTTACAAGGTATCATAAAGACATCGAATCGATTATCCACCAAATTTCAATCACTACCAGAGATTGACAAAGACATATCAAGAACGTTCCCTGGCCACCCATTTTTCGAGTCTGATGAGGGTAAAAGAAAGTTATCACGTGTTTTACAAGCCTACTCAATTAGGAATAGAAAGGTTGGATATTGTCAAAGTATGAATATAGTGGCTGGTTTCGTGCtatttgttggtggtggaAATGAAGAGGATGCATTTTGGTTGCTTTCAACGATTGTAGAAGATTTTTGTCAAAATTATTACTCCACCAATTTAATGGGCTCTCAAGTCGATATGAGTGTGTTTAGCATATTGGTAGCACAATACTTTCCAAAGTTATACAATCATATGGAAGAGTATGACGTATCTCTATCGTTATTGTCAACTAAATGGTTTATGTGTTTGTTTGTAAATGTTTTACCCACAGAGATTGTACTTAGAATTTGGGATCATTTATTCGTAGAATGTGGTATCTATGGTTACCATAAACCAGCTTCTGATGAACTTTGGTTACAACCTGACCCAGAGACtttattaaagaattcaaaagaaaatgGTGGTGAAACTTTTCGTTGTAATGGTTTGGCAAGTTATAATCTACTATTGACAGGTTTGTCAGTATTGGCTTATTTCGAGGAgacattattaaattgtcaTTCAACACCacatttattaatgattttatcaACACATGCCAAAGGTTTATTCAAAGCAAAgcaattctttaaatattatcaaaaactTAGAAACACAATACCAGAGGATTATTTCAATGGGTTAAAGAGAAAATCGGAATTGGTATTCTTAAAGGAATTGGAAGACATGAGAAAGGCAAGAGATCTTCATCAAACATTGAAATTTACAAGATTCTCAAAGAATGATTTGGAAAAGATTTGGTCAGGTTTTAGACAATTGGAGATCTCAAGTCGTTATAGTATGGGTAAATCAATGATACTcgattttaaaatgtttCAAAATGTTTTTCAATTCATTCTACCATCAAACATTGGTATGGGTACAgctgatgaaaataatactcgtgatattatcattaaacaATTGTTTAAAGCATTCGATAAGAATAAAGATGGTACATTGGATTTCACAGAGTTAATGTCTGGTCTTTGTATTTTGGCAAAGGGTACATCTGAAGAACgtttgaaattatatttcTCATTTTTCGATAGTAATGGCAATGGTTTCATCTCAAAGAGTGATATGAAGTTAATGTTGGAAAATGTTTACGATAAGATTGAACTCGATCCATTGGCTGCTACCCAATATTCAATTGATGAATATGTTGAAATGATCTTTTCAAACTATAGTATACCAGAGGGCGAAGGATTATCATTTGATATGTTTAGACAAGCAATTGCAAGTTATCCTAGAATTTTCAGATGTTTCATGTTGGAAGAGGAAGAATTCTctgttgatattgataatttcttagaacaacaacaagaacaaacaaccaccaccaatactagtgatggtaatggtgaaattaaaagtttaaaaagaaaacaaacaAAAGGTTCaagaattcaatttcaaGAAGTTTTAATTAGAGAAAGtgaattagaaaataataataataataataaggaTTCAATTGGAAGTtgtaataattctaatattacaaataatgataatgttaataacaataatgaatcaaaggataataataataataacaatacttTAGACAATGATAGCACTGTGGAAGgaaaacaaaatataattattaaaaataatagtgaaGAACAAGAGGATAGTAGTaccagtaataataataataataataataataataataataataataataataataataataataataataataataataataataataataataataataataataataataataataataataataataataataataataataataataataataatgactcTGATGAAGAAccaacaaatataaataataaatttggatttgctgaaataaagaaaaaacaacCAACAGAACCAAAAGGATCAACAGttaattcatcattattaattgatgctATTGAAAAGgcaaaaattgataaacctcaaccaaatattataattgaaatgaaaagtaataattattCAACTACTACAGTTTCTTATAATACTCCATCTTCACCACCACAAAGTGGAAATCCATTATCTTGCTGTAAATTTATgtaa
- a CDS encoding hypothetical protein (HYPOTHETICAL 24.6 KDA PROTEIN C56G2.15 FROM CHROMOSOME III. 6/101), whose translation MISFSYIHNDNKYIEELIKLLNSQWPRSEYSRKASIEKSNDNFPFYLIMKLKNDELTVEETEEVIGCLTISTVLNNDKDSNVSLLLENVLIKSKYRGKGYGKLLMIEGHKIMKKKGYKISYLSTNDKQEFYKTFGYIECDPISTSNFSSCISSNSSGSSSISKEKNEDNIDDSEKVSNLLRIFGGNSKLKKTNTNLVWMKLNLE comes from the exons ATGATATCTTTTTCATATATAcacaatgataataaatatatagaagaattaataaagttATTAAATTCACAATGGCCCAGATCGGAATATTCAAGAAAGGCATCAATAGagaaatcaaatgataattttcctttttatttaattatgaaattaaaaaatgatgaacTAACGGTAGAAGAAACTGAAGAAGTTATAGGTTGTTTAACAATTTCAacagttttaaataatgataaagattcaaatgtttcattattattagaaaatg ttttaattaaatcaaaatatagGGGAAAAGGGtatggtaaattattaatgatagAAGGtcataaaataatgaaaaaaaaaggttataaAATATCATATCTTTCAACAAATGATAAACaagaattttataaaacatTTGGTTATATTGAATGTGATCCAATTTCAACTTCTAATTTTAGTAGTTGtattagtagtaatagtagtggtagtagtagtattagCAAGGAAAAAAATGAAGACAATATAGATGATAGTGAAAAagtatcaaatttattaagaaTATTTGGtggaaattcaaaattaaaaaaaacaaatactaATTTAGTTtggatgaaattaaatttagaataa
- a CDS encoding hypothetical protein (Similar to Leishmania major. Ppg3), translating to MSNSQANCIFSFVDGTKFNLTSLRLEGGGFYNSSFSNENIDYNIIFNICGNVEYCRGIDGNGDGSTFLESSQSCQVFPNDETTFQTGVLNKEHAYKTSTGMVLVYTSEIEYPTCTYDNHKSNQLIINCDENQEFLIVNTNNSTRPCFYQITINSKHVCDNNNNNNSNSSSSDCNISNSKSSNCNISSSINNSSSNSRSSNNSSSSSSSNSSESSGSGGSDCSVNCNGSSDSTSWSLPSFSIPSDSSDWLPSFPGSLPSDSSDWQPSFPGSLPSDSSDSLPSLPGSLPDSSGSLPSFPGSLPSGSSDSLPSFPGSLPSDSSDSLPSFPGSLPSGSSDSLPSFPGSLPSGSSDSLPSFPGSFPSGSSDTLSSFPGSLPSDSSDPLSSSPGSLPSDSSGSFPSLTGSSDLSSTITTTPTTPTTTPNFTFTPTIPTLTPINTTFPTLTPTNTSFPTLTPTNSSTPTPTNSSTPTPTNSSTPTPTNSSTPTPTNSSDPSSASSFNSSSSFNSTSSSNSTISPSSSSLNNSTSSFNSTSLSNSTSSSNSTISSSSLNNTSSISEDFLVSCYFTNSTIFVKNKGNEFIKCKGYGSTNCTNQNTLCESKKNNTAINCWGKKEINCKGSSITCSVFGKLTCTNANNLVELVSDETQSISESDGYILNNFQNPKNYFSFLIFIIFSIKIII from the exons ATGAGTAATTCTCAAGCTAATTgtatattttcttttgttgatggaactaaatttaatttaacatCGCTTAGATTAga AGGAGGTGGATTTTATAACTCAagtttttcaaatgaaaatatagattataatataatatttaatatttgtggtaATGTTGAATATTGTAGAGGTATTGATGGAAATGGTGATGGGAGTACATTTTTAGAGAGTTCACAATCATGTCAAGTATTTCCAAATGATGAAACAACATTTCAAACTGgtgtattaaataaagagCATGCATATAAAACATCAACTGGTATGGTTTTAGTATATACATCAGAAATTGAATATCCAACATGCACCTATGACAATcataaatcaaatcaattaattattaattgtgatgaaaatcaagaatttttaattgtaaatacaAACAATTCAACCAGACCAtgtttttatcaaataacaataaattcaaaacatgtctgtgataataataataataataatagcaatagttCAAGTAGTGATTGCAATATCAGTAATAGCAAAAGTAGTAATTGCAATATTAGTAGCAGTatcaataatagtagtagcaATAGTAGAAGTagcaataatagtagtagcagTAGTAGTAGCAATAGTAGTGAGAGTAGTGGAAGTGGTGGAAGTGATTGTAGTGTTAATTGTAATGGTAGTAGTGATAGTACAAGTTGGTCATTACCATCATTTTCTATACCATCTGATTCATCTGATTGGTTACCATCATTTCCTGGTTCATTACCATCTGATTCATCCGATTGGCAACCATCATTTCCGGGCTCATTACCATCTGATTCGTCTGATTCATTGCCATCTTTACCTGGCTCTCTACCTGATTCGTCTGGTTCATTACCATCGTTTCCTGGTTCATTACCATCTGGATCATCTGATTCATTGCCATCTTTTCCTGGCTCTCTACCATCTGATTCGTCTGATTCATTACCATCATTTCCTGGTTCTTTACCATCTGGATCATCTGATTCATTACCATCGTTTCCTGGTTCTTTGCCATCTGGATCATCTGATTCATTACCATCTTTTCCTGGATCTTTTCCATCTGGATCATCAGACACATTATCATCGTTTCCTGGATCATTACCATCTGATTCATCTGAcccattatcatcatcaccggGTTCATTACCATCCGATTCCTCTGGATCATTTCCATCGCTTACTGGTTCATCAGATCTGTCATCAACAATCACTAccacaccaacaacaccgaCAACAACTCCAAATTTTACATTTACCCCAACAATACCAACTCTAACACCAATAAATACCACCTTTCCAACTTTAACCCCAACAAATACTTCTTTTCCAACTTTAACTCCAACAAACTCTTCCACCCCAACTCCAACAAATTCTTCCACCCCAACTCCAACAAATTCTTCCACCCCAACTCCAACAAATTCTTCCACCCCAACTCCTACCAATTCTTCAGATCCTTCATCAGCATCCTCATTTAACTCCTCttcatcatttaattctACATCATCAAGTAATTCCACaatatcaccatcatcatcatctttaaatAACTCAACGtcttcatttaattcaacatcattaagtaattcaacatcatcaagtAATTCCAcaatttcttcatcatcactgAATAATACATCATCTATTTCTGAAGATTTTTTAGTTTCATGTTATTTTACAAACTCAACTatatttgttaaaaataaaggaaatgaatttataaaatgtaaAGGGTATGGTTCAACAAATTGCACAAATCAAAATACTCTTTgtgaaagtaaaaaaaacaataccGCAATTAATTGTTGGggtaaaaaagaaattaattgtaaaGGTTCTTCGATAACTTGTTCAGTATTTGGTAAATTAACTTGTACAAATGCAAATAACTTGGTAGAATTAGTCAGTGATGAAACTCAAAGTATTAGCGAAAGTGATGGttatattttaaacaattttcagaatccaaaaaattatttttcatttttaatatttattattttttccattaaaattattatttaa
- the cct8 gene encoding chaperonin containing TCP1 theta subunit: MLGLTDMLKDGAKHFAGKDEAILRNIDATKQLSEITRTSLGPNGMNKMIINHLEKLFVTNDAATIIRELDVIHPAAKMLVMAAQMQEQEMGDGTNYVVTLTGEFLQKAATLLEMGLHPSEIITGFEKAGAKLQEIIESMIVYNLKDITDKKEVTKCLKSAIASKQYGYEEFLSEIITNACLQVLPKKAVNFNIDNVRVTKIPGGGVTDTSVIKGFVIPMDAEGTIKRMEKAKIAVFTMGIDLGRTETTGKVLITNEDELLQFSKGEEDSIRETITAIANTGVKVIISGSTVSELALHYIERFKIMLVRIQSKFQLRRVCKAIGATPLVKLGAPIPEELGYCDEVLVEEIGSTKCCIFRQNKEESEISTIVVRGSTNNILDDIERAIDDGVNVFKGMCKDGRFLAGAGAFEIEASRKLQAFADATPGLSQYSIRQYAEAFEIIPRTLAETSGHDSSKAISNIYAAHTKGNTNYGLDIESGQPKSVLEMDVLDAFASKLFAIKLATNTANTVLRVDQIIMSKPAGGPKPPKMGPTDADD; the protein is encoded by the exons atgttagGATTAACTGATATGTTAAAAGATGGTGCAAAGCATTTTGCAGGCAAAGATGAAGCAATCTTAAGAAATATTGATGCAACCAAACAATTATCAGAGATTACAAGAACATCATTAGGTCCAAATGGTATGAATAAAATGATCATCAATCATTTAGAGAAATTATTTGTTACAAATGATGCCGCAACCATCATTAGAGAATTAGATGTTATTCATCCAGCTGCAAAAATGTTGGTTATGGCTGCTCAAATGCAAGAACAAGAA atGGGAGATGGTACAAATTATGTTGTTACATTAACAGGtgaatttttacaaaaagcAGCAACTTTATTAGAGATGGGACTTCACCCAAGTGAAATTATAACTGGTTTTGAAAAAGCAGGTGCTAAACTTCAAGAGATTATTGAATCAATGATTGTATACAATTTAAAGGATATTACAGATAAGAAGGAGGTTACAAAATGTTTGAAATCAGCCATCGCAAGTAAACAATATGGATATGAGGAATTTTTATCAGAGATTATCACCAATGCATGTCTTCAAGTTTTACCAAAGAAAGCAGTTAATTTCAATATCGATAATGTTAGAGTCACCAAGATTCCAGGTGGTGGCGTAACTGATACAAGTGTAATCAAAGGTTTCGTCATCCCAATGGATGCCGAAGGTACCATCAAAAGAATGGAGAAAGCAAAAATCGCCGTTTTCACAATGGGTATCGATTTAGGTCGTACTGAAACCACTGGTAAAGTATTGATCACCAACGAGGATGAATTGTTACAATTCTCCAAAGGTGAGGAAGATTCAATCAGAGAGACAATCACTGCCATCGCAAATACCGGTGTCAAAGTGATCATCTCTGGTTCAACCGTTTCCGAATTGGCTTTACATTACATTGAAAGATTCAAAATCATGTTGGTTCGTATTCAATCTAAATTCCAATTACGTCGTGTTTGTAAAGCAATCGGTGCAACTCCATTAGTTAAATTGGGTGCCCCTATCCCTGAGGAATTGGGTTACTGTGATGAAGTACTCGTTGAAGAGATCGGTTCAACCAAATGTTGTATTTTCCGTcaaaataaagaagaaaGTGAAATCTCCACCATTGTAGTTCGTGGTTCAACCAATAACATTCTCGATGATATTGAACGTGCCATCGATGATGGTGTCAACGTTTTCAAAGGTATGTGTAAAGATGGTAGATTCTTAGCTGGTGCTGGTgcttttgaaattgaagcCTCACGTAAACTCCAAGCTTTTGCCGATGCTACACCAGGTCTCTCTCAATATTCAATTCGTCAATACGCTGAAGCTTTCGAAATCATTCCAAGAACTCTTGCTGAAACTAGTGGTCACGACTCCTCAAAAGCAATCTCAAATATTTATGCAGCTCATACCAAAGGTAATACCAATTATGGTTTAGATATTGAATCTGGTCAACCAAAATCTGTACTCGAAATGGATGTTTTAGACGCTTTTGCTTCAAAACTTTTCGCAATTAAATTAGCTACAAACACTGCTAACACCGTTTTAAGAGTCGATCAAATCATTATGTCTAAACCAGCTGGTGGTCCAAAACCACCAAAAATGGGTCCAACCGATGCTgatgattaa